A genomic region of Tissierella sp. contains the following coding sequences:
- a CDS encoding S41 family peptidase yields the protein MGNKRFVKFSVLLLIMMILLSTVVGCTSKDEVTTIALESSEYGIVETNMSTEEKLEDFDYMYKLLEENYPFFEVNKRLHSVDWLGNKKKYTKIIKNTKNDAEFFVAIGNILRDLNNDHTHVFNGEVYNRYYKHFYPMQHEVLNYEKSMARYGFRGDVEKIEIDPNSNFLISDEPVLKTDILIEDELAYLKIKSMSAYHITEDYSKVNDFLKRVEYYDKLIIDIRGNGGGFDDYWKNIVRFLIDETKTMEYYSFFRGDYRDKYEMYKVAFAKPIDKLSEEVLAKFPSEVKTNFDKYDTNYVSLQPWNVLDFKGKVYLLVDKYVFSSSEKFASFAKDSGFATLVGETTGGDRVFPEIPFAYLPNSGLVIRFSAELGINADGTINMETRTVPDIEVDPTPNEDFNQDKCIQAVIEDNN from the coding sequence ATGGGCAATAAAAGATTTGTGAAGTTTAGTGTATTACTTTTAATCATGATGATTTTGCTAAGTACAGTAGTAGGATGTACTTCAAAGGATGAAGTTACGACCATAGCACTGGAATCATCTGAATATGGCATAGTGGAAACTAATATGTCTACAGAAGAAAAGCTTGAGGATTTTGATTATATGTACAAGCTACTTGAAGAAAACTATCCTTTTTTTGAAGTTAACAAAAGGCTACATAGTGTAGACTGGCTAGGAAATAAAAAGAAATATACAAAGATAATAAAAAACACTAAAAATGATGCGGAATTTTTTGTTGCAATAGGTAATATTTTAAGAGATTTAAACAATGACCATACTCATGTTTTTAATGGTGAAGTTTACAACCGTTATTATAAACATTTTTACCCTATGCAGCATGAAGTATTAAATTATGAAAAGTCCATGGCCAGATATGGTTTCCGTGGAGATGTGGAAAAGATAGAAATCGACCCAAATTCCAATTTCTTAATCAGTGATGAGCCTGTACTAAAGACAGATATTTTGATAGAAGACGAATTGGCATATCTAAAGATAAAATCAATGTCTGCATATCATATAACAGAGGACTATTCTAAGGTAAATGATTTTCTAAAGAGAGTAGAATATTATGACAAGCTTATTATAGACATAAGGGGTAATGGTGGAGGTTTTGATGATTATTGGAAAAATATCGTTAGATTCTTAATAGATGAAACCAAAACAATGGAGTATTATTCTTTTTTTAGAGGAGATTATAGGGACAAATATGAGATGTATAAAGTGGCTTTTGCAAAGCCAATAGATAAATTAAGTGAAGAGGTTTTAGCCAAGTTTCCGTCAGAGGTAAAAACGAATTTTGATAAATATGATACAAATTATGTTTCATTGCAGCCATGGAATGTACTGGATTTTAAGGGAAAAGTATATTTGTTAGTAGATAAGTATGTTTTTTCATCCTCTGAAAAATTTGCTTCCTTTGCCAAAGATTCAGGTTTTGCTACCTTGGTTGGAGAGACAACAGGTGGAGATAGAGTTTTTCCTGAGATTCCCTTTGCCTACTTACCAAATAGTGGGCTAGTAATCAGATTTAGTGCAGAGTTAGGAATAAATGCTGATGGTACTATTAATATGGAAACAAGAACAGTCCCAGATATTGAAGTAGATCCTACACCTAATGAAGACTTTAATCAAGATAAATGTATTCAAGCAGTCATAGAGGACAACAATTAG